The Streptomyces tubercidicus DNA segment GAGGACAGCTCGGCGCTGTCCTTGTCGAACAGGACCTCCGCCTGAAGCGCGAAAGTCACATTGTCGTTGGTGTCCTGGCGGCGCTCGGAGCCGTCGTCCGCCTCGACGATCGATTTGATGTTGAGGACCTTGGACGGGGCGAGCTTGGCGCCCTGGACCATCCGCAGATCGGGGTCGCCGGGGTCGATGTGCACCGGCGGGCTGGAGTTCTCGGTCACGCCCGGCGGATCGGCGTGCGCGACGGGGGCCGTCAGCGCCGCGGTGAGCAGCAGCGCGGCGGCGGCGGTGGCGGCGCTGCGGGGCGCTCGGCGCACCCGGCGGCCTCGGGGCATCTGGGTCGCGGTCATCGGTGCCCGCTCAGTCCGTGATCCGCACGCTGGCCGGCGGCAGGGTCGGCAGCTGGAAGTCGACCTCGGTCACCTTGGCGGGCGGCGCCGGGAACTGCGCGAAGATCGGGCGGCTGGCCCCCGGCATCAGTCCGCTGAGGCCGGTCGTGCACAGGCATTCGCCGTTGGTGTCGCGCAG contains these protein-coding regions:
- a CDS encoding OmpA family protein — translated: MTATQMPRGRRVRRAPRSAATAAAALLLTAALTAPVAHADPPGVTENSSPPVHIDPGDPDLRMVQGAKLAPSKVLNIKSIVEADDGSERRQDTNDNVTFALQAEVLFDKDSAELSSDAVSRIDTIASEIKKQNATSLRVFGFTDNLGSASHGLVLSKKRANAVQQELAKDLGSSVSFQIRGYGEQYPIADNSTEEGRKKNRRVEVSFPRAS